A genomic stretch from Sphingobacterium sp. ML3W includes:
- a CDS encoding regulatory protein RecX, protein MFEEDKKNKKILTPRQAQLKAESYCAYQERSQQEVRDKLYSWGLHEEDVENIIANLIAENFLNEERFAIAYCNGKLRMKGWGKIKIKQALKGKRVSEQLIKIAFKQIDLDEYEAILKNIIDKKIREINSKDSFIVRNKVYQFALSRGFESDLIFSILNSKEL, encoded by the coding sequence ATGTTTGAAGAAGATAAAAAAAACAAAAAGATCCTAACACCACGTCAGGCTCAATTAAAGGCTGAAAGTTATTGTGCTTACCAGGAAAGATCCCAGCAAGAAGTGCGGGACAAACTTTACAGCTGGGGGCTACATGAGGAGGATGTCGAAAATATTATAGCAAATTTGATTGCAGAAAACTTTTTAAATGAAGAGCGCTTCGCAATAGCCTATTGCAATGGTAAGCTTCGTATGAAGGGGTGGGGCAAAATCAAAATCAAACAGGCTCTAAAAGGAAAGCGGGTTTCTGAGCAATTGATAAAAATTGCATTCAAGCAGATTGACCTAGATGAATACGAGGCTATATTGAAAAATATTATTGACAAAAAAATTCGGGAAATAAACAGCAAAGATTCTTTCATCGTTAGGAACAAAGTCTATCAATTTGCGTTGTCTAGGGGATTTGAAAGCGATTTAATTTTTTCTATACTGAATTCAAAGGAGTTATAA
- the chrA gene encoding chromate efflux transporter codes for MEEKIPVERNEWPPPDFREALRFWFILGWISFGGTTGHITLMHDFLVDKKKWVSNKKFFQALNACMLLPGPEAHQLTIYLGWKLHGLKGGILAGLFFILPSLFIIFGLSLLYVYFGSSTILSALFSGLKPAVLAIILFATYKVGQKSLLSAWHYIVALAGFLLSYFVKIPMPWIILGVIVGGFILYFLKTKKATATFEKEDAEDVEECYPINSLEKVPPISVGKICIQLSEFFLLWLGPFIFLYVFMPDAAFWKELSFLFTKSAYFTIGGSYTVIPYIAGLVTEKFLWLTKTQMIDGFALAETTPGPLVIVLAYVGFMAGFNHFDHSYVMAAVGLTATAYFTFLPNFALIFVGAPLIERSQKNTAIQYVLSLVTASVVGVIVNLACYLGQGILFPKAFAVAELDWKALLWGAVSIFLLFSYRIGMLHLILLSLLYGFLLYLLS; via the coding sequence TTGGAAGAAAAGATACCCGTTGAAAGAAATGAATGGCCTCCTCCTGATTTTCGGGAGGCACTCCGGTTTTGGTTTATACTGGGCTGGATAAGTTTTGGTGGAACAACAGGGCATATTACCCTCATGCATGATTTCTTGGTGGACAAGAAAAAGTGGGTAAGCAATAAGAAGTTCTTTCAGGCACTTAATGCTTGTATGTTGCTACCCGGACCTGAGGCGCATCAATTGACCATCTATCTTGGGTGGAAATTGCATGGTTTGAAAGGGGGGATATTAGCGGGGTTGTTCTTTATTTTACCTTCTTTGTTTATCATATTTGGACTTAGTCTGTTATATGTCTACTTTGGAAGCTCTACAATTCTTTCTGCGTTATTTTCGGGTTTAAAACCCGCAGTTCTAGCGATTATACTGTTCGCAACCTATAAAGTTGGGCAAAAATCATTATTGAGCGCATGGCATTATATCGTAGCTCTAGCGGGATTTTTACTTTCTTATTTTGTTAAAATACCTATGCCCTGGATTATTCTGGGGGTTATTGTTGGGGGCTTCATTCTTTATTTCCTAAAAACCAAAAAAGCCACTGCTACATTTGAAAAGGAAGACGCGGAAGATGTCGAAGAATGTTATCCTATTAATTCGTTAGAGAAAGTGCCACCAATTTCTGTAGGTAAGATTTGCATTCAATTATCTGAATTTTTCCTGTTGTGGTTGGGACCGTTTATTTTCCTGTATGTATTTATGCCAGATGCTGCATTTTGGAAAGAGCTCTCTTTTTTGTTTACGAAATCGGCATACTTTACCATTGGAGGGTCATATACTGTTATTCCCTATATCGCCGGCCTGGTTACGGAAAAATTTCTTTGGTTGACAAAAACGCAAATGATAGATGGTTTTGCTTTGGCCGAGACGACGCCAGGTCCATTGGTAATCGTGTTGGCTTATGTGGGATTTATGGCTGGATTCAACCATTTCGACCATTCGTATGTCATGGCTGCGGTAGGTCTGACTGCTACTGCTTATTTTACTTTTTTGCCAAATTTTGCATTGATCTTCGTTGGGGCTCCCTTGATCGAGCGGTCTCAAAAGAATACGGCCATCCAATACGTACTTTCTTTGGTCACCGCCTCTGTGGTGGGGGTGATTGTTAATTTAGCTTGTTATTTGGGACAGGGTATTTTGTTTCCTAAGGCATTCGCTGTGGCTGAGTTGGATTGGAAAGCACTGCTATGGGGTGCTGTTTCAATTTTTCTATTGTTTAGCTATCGGATCGGGATGTTGCATCTTATACTTTTGAGTTTACTTTATGGCTTTTTGCTATATCTACTGTCATAA
- a CDS encoding OmpA family protein, which yields MLRKINLGLLALCASLSLFSCKQQAIVVNPGAVVTKDGTDDGLKNVKKDFNDAKRTDEGIKFSISSDLLFPTNSSYLSDKAKTEVSKLAVILNENNNKIKVDGYTDATGTVEYNQWLSDKRAASVKKFLVDSGVQESRITAKGFGQSNPVGDNKTPDGRQKNRRVEVTILDKK from the coding sequence ATGCTTAGAAAAATTAATTTGGGACTATTAGCCTTATGCGCAAGTTTATCATTATTTTCTTGTAAACAACAGGCTATTGTAGTTAATCCTGGGGCTGTTGTCACAAAAGATGGAACTGATGATGGTTTGAAAAATGTGAAAAAGGATTTTAATGATGCGAAAAGGACTGATGAGGGAATTAAATTCAGTATTTCCTCCGATCTATTGTTCCCGACAAATTCTTCCTATCTGTCTGATAAAGCGAAGACTGAAGTAAGTAAGCTGGCCGTAATTTTAAACGAGAACAATAATAAAATTAAAGTTGATGGTTATACTGATGCGACTGGTACTGTCGAATATAATCAATGGCTTTCGGATAAACGTGCAGCATCTGTAAAGAAATTCTTGGTAGATTCAGGCGTACAGGAGTCCCGCATTACTGCTAAAGGTTTTGGTCAGTCAAATCCTGTGGGTGATAACAAAACGCCAGATGGACGTCAAAAAAATAGAAGGGTGGAAGTGACTATCCTCGATAAAAAATAG
- a CDS encoding glucoamylase family protein, which translates to MLKKYFYFLFLLISPILARSESYPEVLFDNSIINGSYAKSMAHYTGESWVQNVNHSLPVSDSLFFTPGNSLSLRYVSSPNGKWEASILNDKQKFQYMIAKDDHLTFKLFIQSNTEKGQLPKVALQQNDIRTNALDITHYIEDFAYDTWLNVSIPVSKFEGITIGKAVSSLLLEQNGTSATTHQLFIDQIEFLPRNYPKVKLSSAAILSKIGSVDKQVELVWQLPLTPSIRYVKIYRSEDKLNFQPIAILPIYVQKCLDRVNEYNKKYYYKIAWVDYNYVESPFSDVKEIQTKKGTDAEMLSFIRNAHVNYFIDNYDVNSGMYLPDRGNRQAIVSTNETGYAILGLLVAAENQLISRQALLSRMTRMVKFLGAAQNHQGIFTAFYDGRSGVPFYRDSVPIYDIRGTSHLMESLLIAREYFAKDDPEEQSLRKSITTLWERINWRYFTDPNNTDVLWSKWSPIDSTARSRPLGGFNESLSTYLLAMSSPTHPLAASAYMNGFATKHADAMDFTDELSTLAPEIKTKLNDSLAQSISNNPLIGSIWNAPASIYSDDKVIFAKSIAGGNLTESLMSVYRPFLIMDPKGKVDNFVDYKKYLSDYILAYKRRDNELNIGTRFTDIWGVEHTENAYQGYFVNPAISIASYPFEREIGLKAMRKFYEEYADVLFTQYGFRAWIDLKNNDVSESYRARNQATIAIMIENANTGMIWKLYERIPEIKKTLDTVYVKK; encoded by the coding sequence ATGCTGAAAAAATACTTTTACTTTCTTTTTCTATTGATTTCACCCATACTTGCAAGATCGGAGAGCTATCCGGAGGTTCTATTTGATAATAGTATAATCAATGGAAGCTATGCAAAAAGCATGGCGCATTACACTGGGGAGTCTTGGGTACAAAATGTGAATCATAGTCTTCCTGTTTCGGATAGCCTATTTTTTACTCCAGGGAACTCGCTTTCGCTACGATACGTTTCATCCCCCAATGGTAAATGGGAGGCCAGTATATTAAATGATAAGCAAAAATTTCAGTATATGATCGCTAAGGATGATCATTTAACCTTTAAATTGTTTATCCAAAGTAATACCGAAAAGGGACAGTTGCCGAAAGTTGCGTTGCAACAAAATGATATACGCACTAATGCCTTGGATATTACCCATTACATCGAAGACTTTGCTTATGATACTTGGCTCAATGTTTCTATCCCAGTGTCAAAATTTGAAGGAATTACTATTGGAAAAGCCGTTTCCTCATTACTATTAGAACAAAATGGAACCAGCGCAACTACACATCAGCTTTTTATTGATCAAATAGAGTTTCTGCCAAGAAATTATCCAAAAGTGAAACTGTCGTCGGCAGCTATTTTATCTAAAATAGGTTCTGTAGACAAGCAAGTTGAACTTGTGTGGCAGTTGCCATTAACCCCGAGTATCCGCTATGTGAAAATTTATAGATCAGAGGATAAACTCAATTTTCAACCAATTGCAATCTTACCGATCTATGTGCAGAAGTGTCTCGACAGGGTGAATGAGTATAATAAAAAATATTATTATAAAATAGCATGGGTTGATTACAACTATGTAGAGTCCCCTTTTTCAGATGTAAAAGAAATACAGACCAAAAAGGGCACCGATGCTGAGATGCTGAGTTTTATTCGGAATGCACATGTCAATTATTTTATTGATAATTATGATGTAAACAGTGGTATGTACCTCCCTGATCGCGGAAATCGGCAGGCTATTGTTTCAACGAATGAAACAGGGTATGCCATTTTGGGCCTACTTGTTGCCGCTGAAAATCAATTGATATCCAGACAAGCCTTATTATCACGGATGACACGTATGGTGAAATTCCTAGGGGCAGCACAAAATCATCAGGGTATTTTTACTGCTTTTTACGATGGGAGATCGGGTGTGCCCTTTTATCGGGATTCTGTGCCTATCTATGATATAAGAGGAACTTCACATTTAATGGAGTCATTGTTAATCGCTCGTGAATACTTTGCTAAGGATGATCCGGAAGAACAATCTCTGCGGAAATCAATTACCACGTTATGGGAAAGAATAAATTGGCGTTATTTTACAGATCCAAATAATACAGATGTTCTCTGGAGCAAATGGTCGCCTATAGATAGTACAGCGAGGTCACGTCCATTGGGTGGATTTAATGAGAGTCTAAGTACCTATCTGCTAGCGATGTCTTCTCCTACACATCCTTTAGCCGCTTCAGCTTACATGAACGGATTTGCAACCAAACATGCGGATGCAATGGATTTTACTGATGAGCTAAGTACTTTGGCTCCTGAGATAAAAACAAAATTAAATGACTCACTTGCGCAGTCTATAAGCAACAACCCTTTGATTGGTAGTATTTGGAATGCACCTGCCTCAATCTATTCGGATGATAAGGTTATCTTCGCGAAAAGTATTGCGGGAGGAAATCTGACGGAGTCACTAATGTCCGTTTATCGGCCATTCTTAATCATGGATCCTAAGGGGAAAGTGGATAATTTTGTGGATTATAAAAAATATCTGTCTGATTATATCCTTGCCTATAAACGGAGAGACAATGAATTGAATATCGGGACGAGATTTACGGATATTTGGGGTGTTGAACACACCGAAAATGCTTATCAGGGATATTTTGTCAATCCCGCAATTTCAATTGCTTCCTATCCATTTGAAAGGGAGATTGGTCTGAAGGCCATGCGTAAATTTTACGAAGAATATGCTGATGTGCTATTTACACAATATGGATTCAGAGCATGGATCGACCTGAAAAACAATGATGTTTCTGAGAGCTATCGGGCAAGGAATCAAGCTACAATAGCCATAATGATTGAAAATGCCAATACGGGGATGATCTGGAAATTGTATGAACGGATTCCAGAGATTAAAAAGACATTGGATACAGTCTATGTGAAGAAATAG
- a CDS encoding acetyl-CoA carboxylase carboxyltransferase subunit alpha: MKTTFDFEKPIADLQLQIEKVTQVAEKTQVDMSATVRELEEKLASTEKEIYSNLTGWQNVQMSRHQDRPQTYDYIEAICDEFIELHGDRTVKDDKAIVGGMASIDGNPVMIIGHQKGKNTKERQYHNFGMANPEGYRKALRLMKMAEKFNKPVITLIDTMGAYPGLEAEERGQGEAIARNLMEMAVLKVPIICVVIGEGASGGALGIGVGNRVYMMEHTWYSVISPESCSSILWRSWDHKEKAAEALKLTSSDMLSNGLIDGIIPEPLGGAHQDPAKAAANLKEQLLKDLAELTAKDSDTLIKERIDKFSNMGVVTE; encoded by the coding sequence ATGAAAACCACGTTTGATTTTGAAAAGCCAATTGCAGATTTGCAATTGCAGATTGAAAAGGTAACACAAGTTGCCGAAAAAACCCAAGTTGATATGAGCGCAACCGTTCGTGAACTTGAGGAAAAACTTGCTTCTACGGAAAAAGAAATATACAGCAATTTAACTGGATGGCAGAATGTTCAAATGTCCCGTCATCAGGATCGTCCACAGACCTATGATTATATCGAAGCTATCTGCGATGAATTTATTGAATTGCACGGTGATCGCACGGTAAAAGATGACAAGGCAATTGTAGGTGGAATGGCCTCAATCGATGGTAATCCTGTTATGATCATTGGTCATCAGAAAGGTAAAAACACCAAAGAACGTCAATATCATAATTTTGGTATGGCCAACCCAGAAGGTTATCGTAAAGCACTGCGATTGATGAAAATGGCTGAAAAATTCAATAAGCCAGTTATTACTTTGATTGACACGATGGGAGCTTATCCTGGTTTGGAGGCTGAAGAGCGTGGACAAGGTGAAGCCATTGCACGCAACCTGATGGAAATGGCAGTACTTAAAGTTCCTATTATCTGCGTTGTTATCGGTGAGGGTGCTTCTGGAGGAGCCTTGGGTATTGGGGTAGGTAATCGTGTGTACATGATGGAACATACGTGGTATTCTGTCATTTCACCAGAATCTTGCTCGTCGATCTTATGGAGAAGCTGGGATCACAAGGAGAAAGCAGCCGAAGCGTTGAAACTAACTTCAAGCGATATGTTAAGCAATGGACTGATAGATGGTATCATTCCCGAGCCATTAGGTGGTGCGCACCAAGATCCGGCAAAAGCAGCCGCTAATCTTAAAGAACAATTATTGAAAGATCTAGCTGAATTAACAGCGAAAGACAGTGATACATTGATCAAAGAACGAATTGACAAATTCAGCAATATGGGCGTTGTGACAGAATAA